A stretch of Gemmatimonas aurantiaca T-27 DNA encodes these proteins:
- a CDS encoding GNAT family N-acetyltransferase: MLHHSPSAPSPTLSRITTADDADWCATLMAGSDPWVTLGRTFAQSLAIMQDPAREVFLAMVDGERVGFVVLWMAGPFSGYLQSLCLAPAWRGRGIGGAVLALAEAWVFERSPNVFLCVSSFNPDARRLYERAGYTLVGELPEFMVAGHSEYLFRKTRGPLSSVQG; the protein is encoded by the coding sequence TTGCTTCACCATTCCCCCTCTGCACCGTCACCAACACTGAGTCGCATCACCACGGCCGATGACGCCGATTGGTGTGCCACCTTGATGGCGGGCTCCGACCCCTGGGTCACGCTCGGTCGCACGTTTGCGCAGTCGTTGGCCATCATGCAGGATCCGGCGCGCGAAGTCTTTCTGGCGATGGTCGACGGGGAACGCGTGGGATTCGTGGTGCTATGGATGGCGGGACCGTTTTCCGGCTACCTGCAGTCGCTGTGCCTGGCGCCCGCGTGGCGCGGCCGTGGTATCGGTGGGGCGGTGCTCGCACTGGCCGAGGCGTGGGTCTTTGAGCGTTCGCCGAACGTCTTCCTGTGTGTGTCGTCGTTCAACCCCGATGCACGCCGCCTCTACGAGCGGGCAGGTTACACTCTGGTTGGCGAGCTGCCCGAGTTCATGGTGGCGGGCCACTCCGAGTACCTCTTTCGCAAGACACGCGGACCGCTCTCGTCAGTCCAGGGCTGA
- a CDS encoding ATP-binding cassette domain-containing protein, with translation MSAKKSAPVRPGNGQHAADSHDIIRVQGARENNLKDVSVELPKRRLTVFTGVSGSGKSSLVFSTIAAESQRMINETYSTFVQGFMPSMGRPEVDVLEGLTTAIIVDQERMGANSRSTVGTVTDANAMLRVLFSRLAKPHIGASNAYSFNVPSVRAVGSITVEKGNAKAEKRTFTVNGGMCPRCEGMGAVSDIDLTQLFDGSKSLNDGAITVPGYSADGWYVRMFAAAGLDPDKPINKYTKKERENFLYQEPIKVKVAGANLTHEGLVPRIQKSFLSKDVESLQPHIQVFVERAVTFAACPDCKGTRLNEAARSSKIGKHNIADVCAMQIDELAEWVRGIKVPAVAPLLTSLQDTLDSFVQIGLGYLSLDRPSGTLSGGEAQRIKMIRHLGSSLTDVTYVFDEPTIGLHPHDIQRMNNLLLQLRDKGNTVLVVEHKPETIAIADHIVDLGPGAGTAGGEIVFEGSVEALRKSGTLTGRHLDDRTSLRKSVRKASGSLKIRNARTHNLQNVSVDIPLGVLVVVTGVAGSGKSSLIHGSVSGEEGVVSVDQAPIRGSRRSNPATYTGLLEPIRKAFAKANGVKPALFSANSEGACPTCNGAGVIYTDLGMMAGVTSVCEECEGKRFQSAVLEYKLGDLNIAEVLDLPVKDAVAYFASGAAHTPTAHVILQRMADVGLGYLRLGQPLTTLSGGERQRLKLATYMSEDGGVYVLDEPTTGLHLADVEQMLGMLDRLVDSGKSVIVIEHHQAVMAHADWIIDLGPGAGHDGGKVVFEGPPADLVKKKATLTGKHLAAYVG, from the coding sequence ATGAGTGCGAAGAAGTCCGCACCGGTGCGTCCGGGCAACGGTCAGCATGCGGCAGACTCCCATGACATCATTCGTGTGCAGGGCGCTCGTGAGAACAACCTGAAAGACGTGAGCGTGGAGTTGCCCAAGCGGCGCCTCACGGTATTCACCGGGGTGTCTGGCTCAGGCAAGTCGTCGCTGGTGTTCAGTACGATTGCTGCGGAGTCGCAGCGCATGATCAACGAGACCTACAGCACCTTCGTGCAGGGGTTCATGCCGAGCATGGGCCGTCCCGAAGTGGACGTGCTGGAGGGACTCACCACGGCGATCATCGTGGACCAGGAGCGCATGGGTGCCAATTCGCGCTCCACCGTGGGCACGGTCACTGATGCGAACGCCATGCTGCGGGTGTTGTTCAGTCGCCTCGCTAAGCCGCATATCGGCGCATCCAACGCCTATTCGTTCAACGTGCCGTCGGTCCGCGCGGTGGGTTCCATCACGGTGGAGAAGGGCAATGCCAAGGCGGAGAAACGCACCTTCACGGTGAACGGTGGCATGTGCCCGCGTTGCGAAGGCATGGGTGCGGTGAGTGATATCGATCTCACGCAGCTCTTCGATGGCAGCAAGTCGCTCAACGATGGCGCGATCACCGTACCCGGCTACAGTGCCGACGGCTGGTATGTGCGCATGTTCGCGGCGGCCGGTCTCGATCCCGACAAACCGATCAACAAATACACGAAGAAGGAGCGGGAGAACTTCCTGTATCAGGAGCCGATCAAGGTGAAGGTGGCCGGCGCCAATCTGACGCATGAAGGACTGGTGCCACGCATCCAGAAGTCGTTCCTCTCGAAAGACGTCGAATCGCTGCAACCGCACATCCAGGTATTTGTGGAGCGCGCCGTGACCTTTGCCGCCTGTCCGGACTGCAAGGGCACACGACTCAACGAGGCCGCGCGTTCGTCGAAAATCGGCAAGCACAACATCGCTGATGTGTGTGCGATGCAGATCGACGAACTCGCTGAATGGGTGCGCGGGATCAAGGTGCCCGCGGTCGCACCGCTGCTCACGTCGTTGCAGGACACGCTCGACTCGTTCGTGCAGATCGGGCTCGGCTATCTCAGTCTCGATCGCCCGTCCGGTACACTCTCCGGCGGTGAAGCGCAGCGCATCAAGATGATCCGGCATCTGGGCTCATCACTCACGGACGTGACGTACGTGTTCGACGAGCCGACGATTGGCCTGCATCCGCATGACATCCAGCGCATGAACAACCTGCTGCTGCAGTTGCGCGACAAGGGCAATACGGTGCTGGTCGTGGAGCACAAGCCGGAGACCATCGCGATCGCCGATCACATCGTCGACCTTGGTCCTGGTGCGGGCACGGCCGGCGGTGAGATCGTGTTTGAAGGCAGTGTGGAAGCGCTGCGCAAAAGCGGCACGCTCACGGGACGTCATCTGGATGACCGTACGTCGCTCAGGAAGTCGGTACGCAAGGCCTCGGGTTCGCTCAAGATCCGCAATGCCCGCACGCACAACCTGCAGAATGTGAGCGTCGACATTCCGCTGGGTGTGCTGGTGGTGGTGACGGGGGTGGCGGGATCGGGGAAGAGTTCACTCATCCATGGGTCGGTGAGCGGTGAGGAGGGCGTGGTGTCGGTGGACCAGGCACCGATCCGCGGATCCCGCCGCAGCAATCCCGCCACCTACACCGGACTCCTGGAGCCCATTCGCAAGGCGTTCGCCAAGGCCAACGGGGTCAAGCCGGCCTTGTTCAGTGCCAACTCCGAAGGCGCCTGCCCCACCTGCAATGGCGCGGGGGTGATCTACACCGATCTCGGCATGATGGCAGGCGTCACCTCGGTGTGCGAAGAGTGTGAAGGCAAGCGCTTTCAGTCCGCGGTGCTGGAGTACAAGCTGGGCGATCTCAATATCGCCGAGGTCCTGGATCTGCCGGTGAAGGATGCGGTGGCCTACTTCGCATCCGGTGCGGCGCATACGCCGACCGCTCACGTGATTCTGCAGCGCATGGCCGACGTGGGACTGGGGTATCTGCGCCTCGGACAGCCATTGACCACATTGTCGGGCGGCGAACGCCAGCGTCTCAAGCTGGCCACCTATATGAGCGAAGACGGTGGAGTGTACGTGCTCGATGAGCCGACCACCGGACTGCACCTGGCCGACGTAGAGCAAATGCTCGGCATGCTAGATCGGTTGGTCGACTCCGGCAAATCGGTGATCGTGATCGAACATCACCAGGCGGTCATGGCGCATGCCGACTGGATCATCGATCTCGGACCCGGAGCCGGCCATGATGGTGGCAAAGTGGTGTTCGAAGGCCCCCCGGCCGACTTGGTGAAGAAGAAGGCCACCCTGACCGGAAAACACCTGGCCGCGTACGTGGGGTGA
- a CDS encoding NAD(P)H-dependent flavin oxidoreductase, whose product MTSLREILDIQLPIVQAPMAGVQGSALAVAISNAGGLGSLPGALLSAEALRNELVAIRAQTAKPYNVNFFCHTRPVPDPDREARWRDALMPYFTEFGVDVADIPTGPGRLPFSHETADVLEEFRPPVISFHFGLPSDDLLQRIRGWGSKILSTATTVDEARWLAARGVDAVIAQGTEAGGHRGSFLSDDLNAQMGTMALVPQVAQAVEVPVIAAGGIADAPGIAAVLALGASGAQLGTTFLLCPEATTSAVHRAALTSDRARVTAITNVFTGRPARSIVNRLVRELGPMSAVVPEFPLASLAVTALRAKAERADTGECSPLWAGQNVTGCRELPAVFILMDLAPALLLA is encoded by the coding sequence ATGACGAGCCTGCGCGAAATCCTCGATATTCAGTTGCCCATCGTTCAGGCGCCCATGGCCGGGGTGCAGGGCAGTGCCCTCGCCGTGGCGATCTCCAACGCCGGTGGGCTTGGCTCCTTGCCTGGTGCCTTGTTGAGCGCGGAAGCCCTGCGCAACGAGCTGGTGGCCATTCGCGCCCAGACCGCCAAGCCATACAACGTCAATTTCTTCTGCCATACGAGGCCGGTCCCTGATCCGGATCGGGAGGCGCGCTGGCGCGATGCCCTGATGCCGTATTTCACGGAGTTTGGCGTCGATGTGGCGGACATTCCGACAGGCCCTGGTCGGTTGCCATTCAGCCACGAGACGGCCGATGTGCTCGAAGAGTTCCGGCCGCCCGTGATCAGCTTCCATTTCGGCCTGCCGTCGGATGACCTGCTGCAGCGCATCCGGGGGTGGGGCTCGAAGATTCTCTCCACCGCCACCACGGTGGATGAAGCGCGGTGGCTTGCCGCTCGTGGGGTGGATGCAGTGATCGCGCAGGGCACCGAAGCCGGAGGTCATCGTGGCAGCTTCCTGTCAGATGACCTCAATGCCCAGATGGGCACCATGGCCCTGGTGCCTCAGGTGGCGCAGGCGGTGGAGGTGCCGGTGATAGCCGCCGGTGGTATCGCGGACGCCCCCGGCATCGCGGCGGTACTCGCACTCGGCGCGTCAGGAGCGCAGCTCGGCACCACATTCCTGCTGTGCCCCGAAGCGACGACCAGCGCAGTGCACCGCGCTGCGCTCACCAGTGATCGGGCCCGTGTCACGGCTATCACCAATGTTTTCACCGGGCGTCCAGCGCGTAGCATCGTCAATCGCCTGGTGCGGGAGCTGGGGCCGATGAGTGCCGTGGTCCCCGAGTTTCCGCTGGCCTCGCTCGCTGTAACAGCGTTGCGGGCGAAGGCCGAACGCGCGGACACCGGTGAATGTTCTCCACTCTGGGCTGGGCAGAACGTCACCGGGTGCCGAGAACTGCCGGCGGTCTTCATCCTGATGGACTTGGCGCCGGCGCTGTTGCTCGCGTAA
- a CDS encoding SRPBCC family protein has translation MTSFDRTAPSQTETIAFEFDLRHPPEKVWRALTEPALLAEWLLPVIDLELVPGREFTYKTQPYPGWDGIVNCRVLEVDAPRRISYTWAVPFLDTVVTFTLQPTEGGTLLRLVQTGFKEEQKREFGGARYGWNMMGGKLVDLLEKTA, from the coding sequence ATGACGTCATTCGATCGCACCGCCCCGTCGCAGACCGAGACCATCGCGTTCGAATTCGACCTGCGACATCCCCCAGAGAAGGTATGGCGCGCGCTGACGGAGCCCGCGCTGTTGGCCGAATGGCTGTTGCCGGTGATCGACCTCGAACTGGTGCCCGGCCGGGAGTTCACCTACAAGACGCAGCCCTATCCGGGCTGGGATGGCATCGTGAACTGTCGGGTGCTGGAAGTGGATGCCCCGCGGCGCATCAGCTACACGTGGGCGGTGCCGTTTCTCGATACGGTGGTCACCTTCACATTGCAGCCCACCGAGGGCGGCACACTGCTCCGGCTCGTGCAGACGGGCTTCAAGGAAGAGCAGAAGCGGGAATTCGGCGGTGCGCGCTACGGCTGGAACATGATGGGTGGTAAACTGGTCGACCTGCTCGAGAAAACGGCATGA
- a CDS encoding ArsR/SmtB family transcription factor encodes MQLAADAQNRIFQALADPSRRAIFESLTRGEAAVKDLTTRFDISQPAVSQHLAALKDAGLVSGRREGRHVYYRVEPQGMKPLIDWITHYRAFWMEHVDRLERLLEKMD; translated from the coding sequence ATGCAACTCGCGGCCGATGCCCAGAACCGGATCTTTCAAGCGCTCGCCGACCCCAGCCGACGGGCGATTTTCGAGTCGCTGACCCGCGGTGAAGCGGCAGTGAAGGATCTCACCACACGTTTCGATATCTCGCAGCCTGCGGTTTCGCAGCACCTCGCGGCGCTCAAGGATGCCGGGCTGGTGAGTGGCCGACGCGAAGGCCGGCATGTCTACTATCGGGTGGAGCCGCAGGGTATGAAGCCGCTCATCGATTGGATCACTCACTATCGCGCGTTCTGGATGGAACACGTCGATCGCCTCGAACGCCTGCTGGAGAAGATGGACTGA
- a CDS encoding exodeoxyribonuclease III, translating into MKIYSWNVNGLRAVLKKGLFMPFIETHQPDVLCLQETKSEREQVEIDLAGYHEYWNSATTKGYSGTAIFSRTEPLSVTNGFAKAVAKKYTLVDDAGRDSETEGRVITAEFEKFFVVTVYTPNAKDDLSRLPLRSQHWDAAFLAHCKALEMKKPVVFCGDLNVAHTELDLANPKPNRGRKGFTDEERQGFQSFLDAGFVDTLRMFHQGNGHYSWWSHFANSRARNVGWRIDYVLVSAALQKSVATAEIHADVMGSDHCPVSVTLSL; encoded by the coding sequence ATGAAGATCTACTCCTGGAACGTCAACGGACTCCGCGCCGTGCTCAAGAAGGGCCTGTTCATGCCGTTCATCGAAACGCACCAGCCCGATGTTCTGTGCCTGCAGGAGACCAAGTCGGAGCGCGAGCAAGTGGAGATCGATCTCGCGGGCTATCACGAGTACTGGAACTCGGCCACCACCAAGGGCTATTCGGGCACGGCGATCTTCAGTCGCACCGAACCGCTATCGGTGACCAATGGCTTCGCAAAAGCCGTCGCCAAGAAATACACGTTGGTCGATGACGCCGGTCGCGACAGCGAAACCGAAGGCCGTGTCATCACTGCAGAGTTCGAGAAGTTTTTTGTGGTGACCGTGTACACCCCGAACGCCAAGGACGACCTGAGTCGCCTGCCCCTGCGGTCGCAACACTGGGATGCCGCCTTCCTCGCGCACTGCAAGGCGCTGGAAATGAAGAAGCCCGTGGTGTTCTGTGGTGACCTCAACGTCGCGCACACCGAACTCGATCTCGCCAACCCCAAGCCCAATCGCGGCCGCAAGGGGTTCACCGACGAAGAGCGTCAGGGTTTTCAGTCGTTCCTCGACGCGGGCTTCGTGGATACGCTGCGCATGTTTCACCAAGGCAACGGCCATTACTCCTGGTGGAGCCACTTCGCCAACTCCCGCGCACGCAACGTGGGTTGGAGAATCGACTACGTGCTGGTGTCGGCAGCGTTGCAGAAGTCCGTGGCCACCGCCGAGATCCATGCTGACGTGATGGGCAGTGACCACTGCCCCGTCAGCGTCACTCTCAGTCTCTGA
- a CDS encoding VOC family protein produces the protein MHVSLGTVLIYARDMQRTADFYMRFFGFESTGHVVEGLITLRPRAGGAAIVIHQAARSMKIGHAGLKLVFDVEDIEAFKAQAAAKGLVFGATHQATGYTFANAKDPDKNSVAISSRAFRRS, from the coding sequence ATGCACGTCTCACTTGGCACAGTGCTCATCTATGCGCGTGATATGCAGCGCACGGCCGATTTTTATATGCGGTTCTTCGGCTTCGAGTCGACCGGGCACGTCGTGGAAGGATTGATCACGCTGCGGCCGCGTGCCGGTGGTGCCGCGATCGTGATTCATCAGGCGGCCAGGAGCATGAAGATCGGTCATGCCGGGCTCAAGCTCGTGTTTGATGTGGAGGACATCGAGGCGTTCAAGGCACAGGCGGCCGCCAAGGGCCTGGTCTTCGGCGCCACGCATCAGGCCACTGGCTACACGTTTGCGAATGCCAAGGACCCCGACAAGAATTCCGTGGCCATCTCGAGTCGGGCGTTTCGCAGGAGCTGA
- a CDS encoding M55 family metallopeptidase, with protein MLRALSARIALLLFALSVPAASQAQQRLKVFISVDMEGIAGVVTNEQLSPAGFEYQRFREFMTAEALAAIEGAKAAGATDIMVADSHGNMQNLLIEKLPSDVVLVRGPVRPLGMMQGIDSTFHAVVFIGYHSATTNLNGVRAHTFSSARYTSVEVNGSPMAESSFNAALAGYYGVPVVAISGDETAVAELLAIAPRAAPAVVKQSIGFHAAATRTPAAAQAMIREAVRAGVARRAEIAPYKLQAPHRLDLGFKSYRAPELLAYLPSVQRTTAHSIRYQGSSILDIARFLSFIGAYSPEIDP; from the coding sequence ATGCTCCGAGCCCTCTCCGCGCGCATCGCGCTCCTGCTGTTCGCTCTCTCCGTGCCAGCGGCATCGCAGGCGCAACAGCGGCTCAAGGTGTTCATCTCGGTCGACATGGAAGGCATCGCGGGCGTCGTCACGAACGAACAACTCAGCCCCGCCGGCTTCGAGTATCAGCGCTTCCGCGAATTCATGACCGCAGAAGCGCTCGCCGCCATCGAAGGGGCCAAGGCGGCCGGCGCCACCGACATCATGGTGGCCGACTCGCACGGCAACATGCAGAACCTGCTCATCGAAAAGCTGCCCTCCGACGTGGTCCTGGTGCGCGGTCCAGTGCGCCCGCTCGGCATGATGCAGGGTATCGACTCCACGTTTCATGCGGTGGTGTTCATCGGGTATCACTCCGCCACCACCAACCTGAACGGGGTACGCGCGCATACGTTCTCCAGCGCACGCTACACGTCGGTGGAGGTCAATGGCTCACCGATGGCCGAGTCGAGCTTCAATGCTGCGCTGGCGGGCTACTATGGTGTGCCCGTCGTCGCCATTTCGGGAGACGAAACGGCGGTGGCCGAATTGCTGGCTATTGCACCACGCGCCGCACCGGCCGTGGTGAAGCAGTCCATCGGATTCCACGCGGCGGCCACACGCACACCTGCCGCCGCACAAGCCATGATCCGCGAGGCCGTTCGCGCCGGCGTGGCACGTCGCGCGGAAATTGCTCCCTACAAGCTGCAGGCCCCCCATCGTCTCGATCTGGGATTCAAGAGTTATCGGGCACCGGAACTCCTGGCCTATCTACCCTCGGTGCAACGCACCACCGCGCATTCCATTCGCTACCAGGGCAGCAGCATTCTCGATATCGCGCGGTTCCTGTCGTTCATCGGGGCGTACTCACCGGAGATCGATCCCTGA
- a CDS encoding serine hydrolase domain-containing protein, translating to MSLFTHPGRIALALTLSLTTLARPAGSQTPAIVTSRPTLAAEVDTYARKTGFSGTVHIEHRGRRLLQRHYGLAERSFGVPVDSTTRFWVASITKLFTATLILQQVEAGHIDPAATIRTYLKDYTGPAADRVTVHQLLNHTSGLEQFEHITSYDDAVRKGMPEYQIPHTSRELLDLYASGPVNTNPGSAFNYNNADYIVLGAILERVTNTSYDRLLRERILEPLGMTHTGLMRAQAITPRLAATYMRADTAAPLLRDLPIFPENWWAAGALYSTASDLAVFARALYGGRLLKPASLAALLNPGLEEYGYGLWIASQNIEGTKHRFAQRPGQIMGANVTLLRYLDDDLTIIILGNTNLADIDRFGFLIGRTVLR from the coding sequence ATGTCCCTCTTCACGCATCCCGGGCGTATCGCGCTCGCGCTGACACTCAGCCTCACGACGCTGGCACGACCTGCCGGCTCCCAAACACCGGCCATCGTCACGTCGCGCCCCACCCTCGCCGCCGAGGTCGATACCTACGCACGCAAGACAGGCTTCAGTGGCACCGTGCACATCGAACACCGGGGCAGACGTCTTCTGCAGCGGCACTACGGCCTGGCAGAGCGCAGCTTCGGCGTACCGGTCGATTCCACCACGCGCTTCTGGGTCGCCTCCATCACCAAGCTCTTCACGGCGACGCTGATCCTGCAGCAAGTGGAAGCCGGGCACATCGATCCCGCGGCCACGATCCGCACATACCTGAAGGACTACACGGGACCGGCCGCCGATCGGGTCACAGTGCATCAATTGCTCAACCACACATCGGGACTCGAACAATTCGAACACATCACGAGCTACGACGACGCCGTCCGCAAAGGCATGCCCGAGTATCAGATCCCCCACACATCACGGGAGCTACTTGACCTGTATGCCAGTGGACCTGTGAACACCAACCCGGGTTCGGCGTTCAACTACAACAACGCCGACTATATCGTGCTCGGCGCCATTCTCGAGCGCGTGACGAATACGTCGTACGACCGCCTGCTGCGTGAGCGTATCCTGGAACCACTGGGCATGACACACACGGGCTTGATGCGGGCGCAGGCAATCACACCACGACTGGCCGCAACGTATATGCGTGCCGACACGGCCGCTCCGCTGCTCCGAGATCTTCCGATATTTCCGGAAAACTGGTGGGCAGCCGGCGCACTGTATTCCACGGCCTCGGACCTCGCAGTTTTTGCGCGTGCGCTGTATGGCGGACGCCTCCTCAAGCCGGCCTCCCTCGCAGCGTTGCTCAATCCAGGCCTCGAGGAATACGGCTATGGACTCTGGATAGCCTCGCAGAACATCGAGGGCACCAAACACCGGTTCGCGCAGCGCCCAGGGCAGATCATGGGCGCCAACGTCACTCTGCTGCGCTACCTCGACGACGATCTCACCATCATCATCCTCGGCAACACCAACCTCGCCGATATCGATCGTTTCGGTTTTCTTATCGGACGCACCGTGCTACGCTGA
- a CDS encoding serine/threonine-protein kinase: MTQTPTDFLALQTVLAGEYSLQRELGRGGMGVVYLARDVHLDRDVAIKVLPPDVALSPGSRERFLREARTAAGLSHPHIVPIHRVGEAGGFVFFVMAFVDGETLGERLRTKGPLPPADATRILREVAWALAYAHGRGVVHRDVKPDNILLETGTGRALVTDFGIAQAAGNDGTADASIAGTVQFMSPEQAANAPVDGRSDIYALGVVGYLAVSGRLPFEASSLHALVVKQATHAASSVLSAAPGLPAALGAAIDRCVAYEAGDRFPNAETLAAALAPASEPRPTLAPSLRAWLQASNPLLVPYLAWGAGFGVLTTANLIAWVTGNRPNGPADIVILAAITAAPLLPIVGFHLEQARRQFRAGFTLADLRGALELTRRERAETEAIAQDTATPSSHQVLRVATVAASTWLAGTVGLLLGGVIHERTLGPLVIVAPVLSTLLLGAISNALGVQFIPRRIRSGWQSGIRDRLWKSRLGSWVAKRLGAPERSVNAGAFRATEAALGVAASELFAALPSAYREELQALPATIEALEARAAEARAEMDVLNALDASAPRDATALQARRTAASRHLKESVAALEGIRLDLLRLHAGANDLAPLTTLIDAARLLGDDVRRLAEAQREVDGLTSGIDLR; encoded by the coding sequence GTGACACAGACCCCCACCGACTTTCTGGCACTGCAGACCGTGCTGGCCGGCGAATACTCGCTGCAGCGCGAGCTGGGTCGCGGCGGTATGGGGGTGGTGTACCTCGCGCGCGATGTACATCTCGATCGCGACGTCGCCATCAAGGTGCTGCCACCGGATGTGGCGTTGAGTCCCGGTTCGCGCGAGCGCTTCCTGCGCGAGGCACGTACGGCGGCTGGGTTGTCACACCCGCACATCGTCCCCATTCATCGCGTAGGTGAGGCGGGCGGGTTCGTGTTCTTCGTCATGGCCTTCGTGGATGGTGAGACGCTCGGTGAACGCCTGCGCACGAAAGGACCGCTCCCACCTGCCGATGCGACCCGGATCCTGCGTGAGGTGGCATGGGCGTTGGCCTACGCGCACGGACGTGGGGTGGTGCACCGGGATGTGAAGCCCGACAACATTCTGCTCGAGACAGGCACGGGTCGGGCGCTGGTCACCGACTTCGGTATTGCGCAGGCCGCGGGCAATGACGGTACCGCAGACGCCAGCATCGCAGGCACTGTGCAGTTCATGAGCCCCGAGCAAGCGGCCAATGCACCGGTCGATGGACGGAGCGACATCTACGCGTTGGGTGTAGTGGGCTATCTCGCGGTCAGTGGTCGGTTGCCATTCGAAGCGTCGAGTCTTCATGCGCTGGTGGTGAAACAGGCCACACACGCCGCCTCGAGCGTATTGAGCGCGGCTCCGGGGTTGCCTGCGGCGCTTGGCGCGGCGATCGATCGCTGCGTGGCCTATGAAGCGGGTGATCGCTTCCCCAACGCCGAGACGTTGGCCGCCGCACTGGCACCGGCCAGTGAACCGCGGCCCACGCTGGCACCCTCACTACGGGCGTGGCTGCAGGCCAGCAATCCGTTGCTGGTGCCGTATCTGGCGTGGGGAGCAGGCTTCGGTGTGTTGACCACCGCCAATCTCATCGCGTGGGTGACGGGCAATCGCCCCAACGGGCCGGCGGATATCGTGATACTGGCCGCCATCACGGCGGCGCCACTCCTGCCCATCGTGGGGTTTCATCTCGAGCAGGCCCGCCGTCAATTCCGCGCGGGTTTCACGCTTGCCGATCTGCGCGGTGCACTCGAGCTGACGCGTCGCGAACGTGCCGAAACCGAGGCCATTGCGCAGGACACCGCGACCCCGTCGTCGCATCAGGTACTCCGCGTCGCCACGGTCGCGGCATCGACATGGCTCGCCGGTACCGTCGGATTGTTGCTGGGCGGTGTCATTCACGAACGCACGCTGGGCCCGCTCGTGATCGTCGCTCCGGTACTCAGCACGTTGTTGCTCGGGGCGATCAGCAACGCGCTGGGCGTGCAGTTCATTCCCCGTCGTATCCGTTCGGGCTGGCAGTCTGGTATTCGCGATCGACTCTGGAAGAGTCGCCTGGGATCGTGGGTCGCCAAGCGACTCGGCGCCCCGGAGCGGTCGGTGAATGCCGGTGCGTTCCGCGCCACCGAAGCCGCACTGGGGGTGGCAGCGTCCGAACTGTTCGCGGCGCTGCCGTCGGCCTATCGCGAAGAGCTGCAGGCGTTGCCGGCCACCATCGAAGCGCTGGAAGCACGGGCTGCCGAAGCACGCGCCGAGATGGATGTGCTGAATGCACTGGATGCGTCGGCTCCTCGCGATGCCACCGCGTTGCAGGCCCGCCGCACGGCGGCCTCGCGCCATCTCAAGGAGAGTGTGGCCGCGCTCGAAGGCATCCGTCTCGATCTGCTCCGGTTGCATGCCGGTGCAAACGACCTCGCACCGCTCACCACCCTGATCGATGCGGCGCGATTGCTCGGAGACGACGTGCGTCGACTGGCCGAGGCGCAACGGGAAGTGGATGGGCTGACGTCAGGGATCGATCTCCGGTGA
- a CDS encoding nucleotidyltransferase domain-containing protein: MPMQVDPTRLPPALVPLAHTLATLPGAVALVLGGSQADRGAIASSDWDLVVYYRGTIDWRALAPYGEVHPPGSWGRLMNGGAWLQVGHLHVDVILRDLDVAMHWTTQASVGAYELDALLGYLAGLPTYSLAAELASGHVLAGEVPQVGSMPMALRETAPLRWRFSRDFSLEYARMHADRDNVVGAVGQACKAAMEEAHARLCERGQWTLNEKRLLTQAGLNDVHALFANLPAPGTSLHSWLDAVGLALRAS, from the coding sequence ATGCCAATGCAGGTCGATCCCACACGGCTGCCTCCGGCGCTGGTCCCACTCGCTCACACGCTCGCCACCCTGCCAGGTGCCGTCGCGCTGGTACTGGGTGGTTCACAAGCCGATCGCGGCGCTATCGCATCGAGTGACTGGGATCTGGTGGTGTACTACCGCGGTACCATCGATTGGCGTGCCCTCGCACCATACGGCGAAGTGCATCCGCCTGGTTCCTGGGGGCGTCTCATGAACGGTGGTGCGTGGTTGCAGGTCGGCCATCTGCACGTCGACGTGATTCTGCGCGATCTCGACGTGGCAATGCACTGGACGACGCAGGCCAGTGTGGGGGCGTACGAATTGGACGCCTTGCTGGGATACCTGGCGGGCTTGCCGACGTATAGCCTCGCGGCCGAGCTGGCATCCGGTCACGTACTGGCAGGAGAGGTGCCGCAGGTCGGGAGCATGCCCATGGCTCTTCGGGAAACGGCGCCGCTGCGGTGGCGTTTTTCGCGCGACTTCAGTCTCGAGTATGCGCGCATGCACGCCGATCGTGACAATGTGGTCGGTGCGGTGGGGCAGGCTTGCAAGGCCGCCATGGAAGAGGCCCATGCGCGTCTGTGCGAGCGTGGTCAGTGGACGCTCAATGAAAAGCGTCTGCTGACACAGGCGGGGCTGAACGATGTGCATGCGCTGTTTGCCAACTTGCCTGCGCCCGGCACATCGTTGCATTCGTGGCTCGATGCGGTCGGTCTTGCATTGCGCGCATCGTGA